A window of the Cannabis sativa cultivar Pink pepper isolate KNU-18-1 chromosome X, ASM2916894v1, whole genome shotgun sequence genome harbors these coding sequences:
- the LOC115710723 gene encoding uncharacterized protein LOC115710723, translating to MLAAKTLVKVPPNLSFLSSSDSKYPKFPNFKSPNLSSLRRKPISATLSVANTATTPGQLRVDVLSESLPFIQKFRGKTIVVKYGGAAMKSESLQASVVNDLVLLSCVGLRPVLVHGGGPEINLWLKRLNIEVNFHDGLRVTDDKTMEIVSMVLAGKVNKGLVSLINQAGAKAIGLCGTDGRVVTARPAANAAKLGFVGEVARVDPTILWSIINDGHIPVIASVASDEFGQQYNINADTVAGELAAALGAEKLILLTDVAGILEDRDDPSSLVKEVDIRRVKQMMEEGKIAGGMIPKVNCCVRSLAQGVRTASIIDGRLPHSLLLEILTDEGAGTMITDK from the coding sequence atgttAGCTGCTAAAACGCTAGTGAAAGTACCCCCAAATCTCTCGTTTCTTTCATCATCAGATTCAAAATACCCCAAATTCCCAAACTTCAAAAGCCCTAATCTTTCTTCCCTTCGTCGAAAACCAATCTCCGCCACTCTCTCCGTCGCCAACACAGCCACCACCCCAGGTCAGCTTCGTGTAGATGTTCTCTCCGAGTCCCTCCCCTTCATCCAGAAGTTTAGGGGAAAGACTATTGTCGTCAAGTACGGCGGCGCCGCCATGAAATCGGAGTCGCTCCAGGCCTCGGTCGTGAACGACCTCGTTTTACTCTCCTGCGTCGGACTCCGGCCTGTCCTGGTCCACGGAGGCGGACCCGAGATCAATCTCTGGCTCAAACGGCTTAACATCGAGGTTAACTTCCACGATGGCCTCCGAGTAACCGACGACAAGACAATGGAGATTGTCTCTATGGTCTTGGCCGGAAAAGTGAACAAAGGCTTAGTGTCTCTGATCAACCAAGCTGGGGCCAAAGCCATTGGGCTCTGTGGCACTGACGGACGGGTCGTCACGGCTAGGCCAGCTGCCAACGCTGCTAAATTGGGGTTTGTGGGAGAGGTTGCCCGGGTTGATCCGACCATACTCTGGTCCATAATCAACGACGGCCACATTCCCGTGATTGCTTCAGTGGCTTCTGATGAATTCGGGCAGCAGTACAACATCAATGCTGACACGGTTGCTGGAGAATTGGCGGCCGCATTGGGTGCTGAGAAGCTGATTTTGTTGACCGATGTGGCTGGGATTCTAGAAGACAGGGACGACCCCAGTAGCTTAGTAAAGGAGGTTGATATAAGAAGGGTGAAGCAGATGATGGAAGAGGGGAAAATTGCAGGTGGAATGATTCCTAAGGTGAATTGTTGCGTGCGTTCTTTGGCGCAAGGAGTGAGGACCGCGAGTATCATCGATGGAAGATTGCCACACTCGCTATTGCTCGAGATTTTGACTGATGAAGGAGCTGGGACAATGATCACCG